A portion of the Sulfuriferula sp. AH1 genome contains these proteins:
- the dxs gene encoding 1-deoxy-D-xylulose-5-phosphate synthase has translation MSQTYPLLDRINNPLDLRELPRDELPALAQELRNFMLASIAQTGGHFASNFGAVELAIALHYVFNTPDDRLVWDVGHQSYPHKILTGRRAAMADLRKAGGIAGFPKREESQFDTFGTGHSSTSISAALGMAVAAKLDGLDRRAVAIIGDGAMTAGMAFEALNNAGDMDANLLVILNDNDMSISPNVGALNNYLARLMSGKFYAAARRASEKVLAHVPPMLELAKRAEEHVKGFVTPSTLFEEFGFNYIGPIDGHDLDVLIDTLGNIRHLSGPQFLHVVTKKGKGYAPAEENSCLYHGVSSFNPALGVLEKPVVKPTYTQVFSDWLCDMAAIEPRLIGITPAMREGSGLVRFSEQYPERYFDVGIAEQHALTFAAGLAADGYKPVVAIYSTFLQRAYDQLIHDIALQNLPVVFAIDRAGLVGADGPTHAGSFDLSYLRCIPNMTVMAPSDENECRQMLYTAMQLNTPSAVRYPRGTGSGAPIVKDMEALPVGKGVIRRQGQRIALLAFGSLVTPALSAAEKLDASVADMRFVKPIDQTLIQQLASNHELIVTLEENAIMGGAGSAVSECLHTLGVTTRVIQLGLPDTYIDHGDHAQMLRECGLDADGIIASVNRALSE, from the coding sequence TTGAGTCAAACTTACCCTTTGCTAGACCGTATTAACAACCCGCTCGATCTGCGTGAGCTGCCGCGCGATGAACTCCCCGCATTAGCCCAGGAATTACGCAATTTCATGCTCGCCAGCATCGCGCAGACGGGCGGACATTTCGCCTCGAATTTCGGTGCCGTCGAGCTCGCCATCGCCTTGCATTATGTGTTCAACACACCAGACGATCGTCTGGTGTGGGATGTGGGCCACCAAAGCTATCCGCATAAAATCCTCACCGGGCGCCGCGCGGCGATGGCCGACCTGCGCAAGGCTGGCGGCATTGCCGGCTTCCCCAAGCGCGAAGAAAGCCAATTCGACACCTTCGGCACCGGGCACTCCAGCACCTCGATCTCCGCAGCGCTGGGCATGGCGGTCGCCGCCAAGCTGGACGGACTGGATCGCCGCGCCGTCGCCATCATCGGCGACGGCGCGATGACGGCGGGCATGGCATTCGAGGCGCTGAACAACGCCGGCGACATGGATGCCAACCTGCTGGTCATTCTCAATGACAACGACATGTCAATCTCGCCCAACGTCGGTGCGCTCAACAATTACCTGGCCCGGCTCATGTCCGGCAAGTTTTATGCGGCTGCGCGCCGCGCCAGCGAGAAAGTCCTGGCGCATGTGCCGCCCATGCTTGAGCTGGCCAAACGCGCAGAAGAGCACGTAAAGGGCTTCGTCACACCCAGCACCCTGTTCGAGGAATTCGGCTTTAATTACATCGGCCCGATAGACGGCCATGACCTGGATGTACTGATCGATACATTAGGCAATATCCGGCATCTGTCCGGCCCGCAGTTTCTGCACGTCGTCACCAAAAAGGGCAAAGGCTACGCCCCTGCAGAAGAGAACTCCTGCCTTTATCATGGCGTAAGCTCTTTTAATCCGGCACTTGGCGTACTCGAAAAACCCGTCGTCAAGCCCACTTATACGCAGGTGTTCAGCGACTGGCTGTGCGACATGGCGGCGATCGAACCCCGCCTCATCGGCATCACGCCGGCGATGCGCGAAGGCTCCGGGCTGGTGCGTTTTTCCGAACAGTATCCCGAACGCTATTTCGATGTCGGCATCGCCGAGCAGCATGCGCTTACTTTTGCCGCCGGTCTCGCCGCTGACGGCTACAAACCGGTAGTCGCCATTTACTCGACTTTCCTGCAACGCGCCTACGATCAGCTCATCCACGACATTGCCTTGCAGAACCTGCCGGTGGTGTTCGCGATCGACCGCGCCGGTCTGGTCGGCGCTGACGGCCCTACTCACGCCGGCAGCTTCGATCTGAGTTATTTGCGCTGCATTCCCAACATGACAGTCATGGCGCCCTCCGATGAGAACGAGTGCCGGCAAATGCTGTACACCGCCATGCAGCTGAATACCCCCAGCGCCGTACGCTACCCGCGCGGCACCGGATCGGGCGCGCCTATCGTCAAGGACATGGAGGCGCTGCCGGTAGGCAAGGGTGTCATCCGCCGACAAGGACAACGCATCGCTTTGCTGGCGTTCGGCAGCCTGGTTACCCCGGCACTGAGCGCCGCAGAAAAGCTCGACGCCAGCGTCGCCGATATGCGCTTTGTGAAACCAATTGACCAAACGCTCATCCAACAACTGGCAAGCAATCATGAACTGATCGTCACGCTGGAGGAAAACGCAATAATGGGCGGCGCAGGCAGCGCAGTGAGCGAATGCCTGCATACACTGGGGGTGACCACTCGTGTTATCCAGTTAGGCCTGCCTGACACCTACATCGATCACGGCGACCATGCACAAATGCTGCGCGAATGCGGACTGGATGCGGACGGCATCATCGCGAGCGTCAACCGCGCCTTATCCGAGTAG
- a CDS encoding polyprenyl synthetase family protein codes for MTTDFLTWSTALQARTEIVLEQHLPNSANAPKTLHQAMRYAVLEGGKRVRPLLAFAAGEACHADPARVEIVACAVELIHAYSLVHDDMPCMDDDVLRRGKPTCHVEFGEATALLAGDSLQSLAFELLADNVLSDIPARQIEMIRLLAHASGSRGMAGGQAIDLASVGVTLTLPELEFMHIHKTGALIRAAVLLGAYCGEPLSEPQHAELDHYAKCVGLAFQVVDDILDAEAPTATLGKTAGKDAEHNKPTYVSLMGISAAKAFAQELHRDALDALNGFEHNQRLRKLADFIVQRSF; via the coding sequence ATGACAACTGATTTTCTCACTTGGTCGACTGCGCTGCAAGCGCGCACCGAGATCGTACTGGAACAGCATTTACCCAATAGCGCCAATGCGCCGAAAACCCTGCATCAAGCCATGCGCTATGCAGTACTGGAAGGCGGCAAGCGCGTGCGTCCGCTATTGGCTTTCGCTGCAGGCGAAGCATGTCACGCCGATCCTGCGCGGGTGGAAATCGTCGCCTGCGCCGTCGAGCTTATCCATGCCTATTCTTTGGTGCATGATGACATGCCGTGCATGGATGACGATGTATTAAGGCGCGGCAAACCCACCTGCCATGTCGAATTCGGCGAAGCCACCGCATTGCTGGCCGGCGATAGCCTGCAAAGCCTGGCATTTGAATTGCTTGCGGATAACGTCTTAAGCGACATCCCGGCCCGGCAGATCGAAATGATCCGACTGCTGGCCCATGCTTCCGGCTCGCGCGGCATGGCTGGCGGCCAGGCCATCGACCTGGCCAGCGTCGGTGTCACCCTGACCCTGCCAGAACTTGAATTCATGCATATCCACAAGACCGGCGCATTGATCCGCGCGGCGGTCCTGCTGGGCGCCTATTGCGGTGAGCCGCTGTCCGAGCCACAGCACGCCGAACTGGATCATTATGCCAAGTGCGTCGGGCTGGCATTCCAGGTAGTAGACGACATTCTGGATGCAGAGGCGCCGACAGCAACGCTGGGTAAAACGGCCGGCAAGGACGCCGAACACAACAAGCCGACTTATGTTAGCCTCATGGGCATTTCCGCTGCCAAGGCATTCGCTCAGGAACTGCATCGCGATGCACTTGACGCCCTGAATGGCTTTGAGCACAACCAACGCTTGCGAAAACTCGCTGATTTTATCGTACAGAGATCATTTTGA
- a CDS encoding DUF1853 family protein: MKSSRLLTLFHDAHVRDLVWAMAAPGLLDHADWVIPDSECLALVTQAMPQLQALDRQPDELHAWIAARNPQRLGRYFETLLGYWLTHLIDARWFVANQIVKSGRIVAGEYDLLWRDAGGQLHHWEAAIKFYLQVDPVAGFAGYVGPMRRDRLDLKTAQLRDKQLQLSQTPAGAATLAEMLHTSDVAGPVLARALLKGWLFYPAHSLPHPSTGLSANHLSGWWMRWAAADFHLPPGLRWRVLDRLAWLSPAMTGDAAALLDEADCIRRLSAHFAIDGVPLLIAGLTHTATGWQEVTRGFVVPPAWNGQEAI; this comes from the coding sequence GTGAAATCCAGCCGCCTGCTGACCCTGTTCCATGACGCGCATGTGCGCGATCTGGTATGGGCGATGGCGGCACCCGGTCTGCTCGATCATGCGGACTGGGTGATCCCCGATAGCGAATGTCTGGCGCTGGTGACCCAGGCCATGCCGCAATTGCAGGCGCTGGACCGGCAGCCCGACGAGCTGCACGCATGGATTGCCGCGCGCAATCCCCAGCGTCTGGGGCGCTATTTCGAAACCCTGCTCGGTTACTGGCTCACCCATTTGATCGATGCGCGCTGGTTCGTCGCCAACCAGATCGTTAAATCCGGGCGCATCGTGGCCGGCGAATACGATTTGCTCTGGCGCGATGCCGGCGGCCAGCTGCATCATTGGGAAGCGGCGATCAAATTCTACCTGCAGGTCGATCCTGTTGCGGGTTTCGCCGGCTATGTCGGCCCCATGCGCCGCGATCGCCTGGATCTGAAGACCGCCCAGCTCCGCGATAAGCAATTGCAGCTGTCGCAAACGCCTGCCGGCGCGGCTACGCTGGCCGAGATGCTGCATACCTCCGATGTTGCAGGCCCGGTGCTGGCGCGAGCGTTGTTGAAAGGCTGGCTGTTTTATCCGGCGCATAGCCTCCCGCATCCGAGCACAGGCTTGTCGGCAAATCATCTGTCCGGCTGGTGGATGCGCTGGGCTGCGGCGGATTTCCACTTGCCGCCAGGGCTGCGTTGGCGCGTGCTGGACAGGCTGGCATGGCTGTCGCCTGCCATGACCGGCGATGCGGCGGCATTGCTTGACGAAGCCGATTGCATTCGCCGGCTCTCTGCGCATTTTGCAATCGACGGCGTGCCGCTGCTGATCGCAGGGCTGACGCACACCGCAACCGGCTGGCAGGAAGTGACGCGAGGTTTTGTGGTGCCTCCTGCGTGGAACGGACAGGAGGCGATCTGA
- a CDS encoding exodeoxyribonuclease VII small subunit — MTRRTAPHPPSFEAAMAELERIVAEMESGQLTLEQSLGAYQRGAELLKFCQSALADAQQQVQILENGTLQAFTNPGTQDDN; from the coding sequence ATGACGCGTCGTACCGCACCCCACCCCCCCAGTTTTGAAGCGGCCATGGCCGAGCTGGAACGCATTGTTGCCGAAATGGAATCGGGACAGCTGACGCTGGAACAATCCCTCGGCGCGTACCAGCGCGGCGCAGAATTATTGAAATTCTGCCAGAGCGCTTTGGCTGATGCCCAGCAGCAAGTGCAAATCCTCGAAAACGGCACACTACAGGCCTTTACCAATCCCGGCACTCAAGATGACAACTGA
- a CDS encoding aromatic ring-hydroxylating dioxygenase subunit alpha, translating into MSDLAVASQLTHTSPQLPISWYFDPDIYALELQHLFANGPGYVGHQLMTPNVGDYHVLDTANQAALLVRNANGVEMLSNICRHRQALMYEGRGHTRNIVCPLHRWTYDMEGKLLGAPHFPGNPCLNLGKTPLQNWNGLLFNGPRDVAADLSRLGVTQVLDFEGYMLDRVMVEEYAFNWKTFIEVYLEDYHVEPFHPGLGNFVTCDDLKWEYGDWYSVQTVGVARGLSKSGSAVYRKWQEQVLQYRNGAVPEQGAIWLTYYPNIMVEWYPHVLVISTIIPTGVESCRNVVEFYYPEDIALFEREFVEAEQAAYAETAVEDDEICRRMHAGRRALYQQGREEAGPYQSPMEDGMVHFHEFVRRQLSPHLPRNP; encoded by the coding sequence ATGTCCGATTTGGCTGTCGCGTCACAATTGACGCACACTTCTCCTCAATTACCCATCAGCTGGTATTTCGATCCCGATATTTACGCGCTTGAGCTGCAACATCTGTTTGCAAACGGCCCCGGTTATGTCGGTCACCAATTGATGACACCCAATGTCGGTGATTATCATGTGCTGGATACCGCTAATCAGGCCGCTTTGCTGGTGCGCAACGCCAATGGCGTGGAAATGCTGTCCAACATCTGCCGCCATCGCCAGGCGCTGATGTATGAAGGCCGCGGCCATACCCGCAATATCGTCTGTCCGCTGCATCGCTGGACTTACGATATGGAAGGCAAGCTGCTCGGCGCGCCGCATTTCCCCGGCAATCCGTGCCTGAATCTGGGCAAGACGCCGTTGCAGAACTGGAATGGCCTGCTGTTTAACGGTCCACGCGATGTTGCGGCGGATCTGTCGCGGCTGGGCGTGACGCAAGTCCTCGATTTCGAAGGCTATATGCTCGATCGCGTGATGGTCGAAGAGTATGCCTTTAACTGGAAGACGTTCATCGAAGTCTATCTGGAAGACTACCATGTCGAGCCGTTCCATCCTGGTCTGGGCAATTTCGTTACCTGCGACGACCTGAAATGGGAATATGGCGACTGGTACAGCGTGCAGACCGTTGGCGTAGCGCGCGGCCTGAGCAAATCCGGCAGTGCCGTCTACCGGAAATGGCAGGAGCAGGTATTGCAGTACCGCAACGGTGCGGTTCCCGAGCAGGGCGCGATCTGGCTGACCTACTACCCGAACATCATGGTCGAGTGGTATCCGCATGTGCTGGTCATCAGCACCATCATTCCTACCGGCGTCGAGTCGTGCCGCAATGTGGTCGAGTTCTATTATCCTGAGGATATCGCTCTATTCGAACGCGAGTTCGTGGAAGCGGAGCAGGCGGCTTATGCCGAAACTGCGGTCGAGGACGATGAAATCTGCCGGCGCATGCATGCCGGGCGTCGCGCCCTGTATCAGCAGGGACGTGAAGAGGCGGGACCATACCAGTCGCCGATGGAAGACGGCATGGTGCATTTCCACGAATTTGTCCGGCGCCAGCTGTCCCCGCATCTACCCCGAAATCCGTGA